The following proteins are co-located in the Castanea sativa cultivar Marrone di Chiusa Pesio chromosome 8, ASM4071231v1 genome:
- the LOC142608384 gene encoding protein RGF1 INDUCIBLE TRANSCRIPTION FACTOR 1 — MEAMLVPSWLESLLSSDFFSVCSAHKDSPRSECNMFCLDCQDDAFCFYCRSTRHKDHPVIQIRRSSYHDVVRVTEIEKVLDISGVQTYVINSARVLFLNERPQPKTTGKASSHLCEICRRSLLDPFRFCSLGCKLVGIKRNGDASFILSTKNDEMTERMPRRLAAKAEEELREGIQQEMYQSMPPPPHSNSRRRKGNPQRAPLGP; from the exons ATG GAGGCAATGTTGGTGCCATCATGGCTTGAATCCTTGTTATCTTCAGATTTCTTCTCTGTTTGCTCCGCACACAAAGATTCCCCACGTAGCGAATGCAACATGTTTTGCCTTGATTGCCAGGATGATGCATTTTGCTTCTACTGCCGATCAACACGGCACAAAGATCACCCAGTAATTCAA ATTAGGCGATCATCATATCATGATGTTGTTCGGGTCACTGAGATTGAGAAGGTTTTGGACATTAGTGGAGTTCAGACTTATGTGATAAACAGTGCTAGAGTTCTCTTCCTCAATGAGAGACCTCAGCCTAAGACTACTGGTAAGGCAAGCAGTCATTTGTGCGAAATATGTAGGAGAAGTCTCTTGGACCCATTTCGCTTTTGTTCATTGGGATGTAAG CTTGTAGGAATTAAAAGAAATGGGGATGCAAGCTTTATCTTAAGCACCAAGAATGATGAAATGACGGAAAGAATGCCAAGAAGATTGGCAGCAAAGGCAGAAGAAGAATTGCGTGAAGGGATCCAACAAGAAATGTACCAAAGCATGCCTCCTCCACCTCATTCCAattcaagaagaagaaagggtaATCCTCAAAGGGCACCTTTAGGGCCTTAA